One genomic region from Flagellimonas oceani encodes:
- a CDS encoding F0F1 ATP synthase subunit epsilon — protein sequence MYLEIVSPEATLFSGEVSSVTVPGVNGEFQMLENHAPIVSLLQAGKVKVKGNITIDEAFANKFSKGSNGETILAISSGTVEMKDNKVIVLAD from the coding sequence ATGTATTTAGAAATAGTATCACCCGAAGCTACTTTATTCTCAGGCGAGGTATCCTCCGTTACCGTACCGGGAGTAAATGGAGAATTTCAGATGTTGGAGAACCACGCACCTATCGTGTCTCTTTTGCAAGCAGGGAAAGTAAAAGTAAAGGGCAATATCACCATTGATGAAGCCTTTGCCAACAAATTTTCCAAAGGAAGCAATGGAGAAACTATCTTGGCCATCTCAAGTGGCACGGTCGAAATGAAAGACAACAAAGTGATTGTTTTGGCCGACTAG
- the atpD gene encoding F0F1 ATP synthase subunit beta, with protein sequence MSKVTGKVAQIIGPVIDVEFESGVEIPRIYDSLEIAKADGSRLVLEVQSHIGENTVRTISMDSTDGLSRGVEVVATGNPIQMPIGEDVYGRLFNVIGDAIDGLEELPKTGDNGLPIHREAPKFEDLSTSTEVLFTGIKVIDLIEPYAKGGKIGLFGGAGVGKTVLIQELINNIAKGHGGLSVFAGVGERTREGNDLLREMLESGIIKYGDDFLHSMEQGGWDLSKVDKKAMKESKATFVFGQMNEPPGARARVALSGLTIAEYFRDGSGEGQGKDVLFFVDNIFRFTQAGSEVSALLGRMPSAVGYQPTLATEMGAMQERITSTKRGSITSVQAVYVPADDLTDPAPATTFAHLDATTVLSRKIAELGIYPAVDPLDSTSRILTPEILGKEHYDCAQRVKELLQRYKELQDIIAILGMEELSEEDKLAVGRARRVQRFLSQPFHVAEQFTGIPGVLVDIKETIKGFNMIMNGELDHLPESAFNLKGTIEEAIEAGEKMLAEA encoded by the coding sequence ATGTCTAAAGTAACAGGTAAGGTTGCCCAAATTATAGGCCCGGTCATTGATGTTGAGTTTGAATCAGGGGTAGAGATCCCAAGAATTTATGACTCTCTTGAAATCGCTAAAGCTGATGGCTCAAGATTGGTTTTGGAAGTACAATCACATATTGGTGAAAATACCGTAAGAACCATTTCTATGGACTCTACCGATGGATTGAGTAGGGGAGTTGAGGTAGTAGCTACCGGTAACCCGATTCAAATGCCGATCGGGGAGGATGTTTACGGACGTCTTTTCAATGTGATCGGTGATGCCATCGATGGTTTGGAGGAACTGCCTAAAACTGGAGACAATGGACTTCCAATTCACCGTGAAGCACCAAAATTCGAAGACCTTTCCACTTCCACTGAAGTACTTTTTACAGGTATCAAGGTAATCGACCTTATCGAGCCTTACGCAAAGGGTGGTAAGATTGGATTGTTCGGTGGTGCCGGGGTAGGTAAGACCGTATTGATTCAGGAGTTGATCAACAACATTGCAAAAGGCCACGGTGGTTTGTCCGTGTTCGCAGGTGTTGGAGAGCGTACCCGTGAAGGAAACGATTTGCTTCGTGAGATGTTGGAGTCCGGTATTATAAAATATGGCGACGATTTCTTGCACTCCATGGAACAAGGAGGATGGGATTTGTCCAAAGTAGATAAAAAAGCGATGAAGGAGTCCAAAGCTACCTTCGTGTTCGGACAGATGAACGAACCACCGGGAGCACGTGCCCGTGTGGCATTGTCCGGTTTGACCATTGCTGAGTACTTCCGTGATGGTTCTGGAGAAGGCCAAGGAAAGGACGTACTTTTCTTCGTAGATAACATTTTCCGTTTCACCCAAGCAGGTTCCGAGGTATCCGCACTTTTGGGTCGTATGCCATCTGCCGTGGGTTACCAACCTACATTGGCAACAGAAATGGGTGCCATGCAGGAAAGGATTACATCAACAAAAAGAGGTTCCATTACATCGGTACAGGCGGTCTACGTTCCTGCGGATGACTTAACGGATCCTGCACCGGCGACAACATTTGCTCACTTGGATGCGACTACCGTACTTTCCCGTAAAATTGCCGAGTTGGGTATCTATCCTGCTGTGGATCCTTTGGATTCAACTTCTAGGATTTTGACTCCTGAGATTTTGGGTAAGGAGCACTACGACTGTGCGCAACGTGTAAAAGAGTTGTTGCAACGTTACAAAGAGCTTCAGGATATTATCGCCATCTTGGGTATGGAAGAACTTTCCGAAGAAGATAAATTGGCGGTAGGTCGAGCAAGACGGGTACAGCGTTTCTTGTCCCAACCCTTCCACGTAGCTGAGCAGTTTACTGGTATTCCAGGGGTATTGGTCGATATTAAAGAGACCATCAAAGGATTTAACATGATCATGAACGGTGAATTGGATCACCTGCCAGAATCTGCGTTCAATCTTAAAGGAACTATCGAAGAGGCTATCGAGGCTGGAGAGAAAATGTTGGCGGAAGCGTAA